One part of the Brevundimonas subvibrioides ATCC 15264 genome encodes these proteins:
- a CDS encoding response regulator, giving the protein MRILIADDHELTRAGLRAVIDREPDMVVVAEAGTAEAAVERSLAGDIDLAILDIRFGPGMNGLEAAGRILERAPTRILLLTLHDTPEYVRSALAAGATGYVLKDAGREELLHAIRAVGAGRSALPGDLLRKAMAPTVGPRPDDLDRLTPREREVLESVARGLTNKEIARDLGIGPGTVKAHVEKLIAKLGVADRTQAAVFAARARP; this is encoded by the coding sequence ATGCGGATCCTCATCGCCGACGATCATGAACTGACCCGCGCCGGGCTGCGCGCCGTGATCGATCGCGAGCCGGACATGGTCGTCGTCGCCGAGGCCGGTACCGCCGAGGCCGCCGTCGAGCGGAGCCTTGCGGGCGACATCGATCTGGCGATCCTCGATATCCGCTTCGGTCCCGGGATGAACGGGCTGGAGGCGGCGGGACGCATCCTCGAACGAGCTCCGACCCGGATCCTGCTTCTGACGCTTCATGACACGCCGGAATATGTACGCAGCGCCCTCGCGGCCGGGGCCACGGGCTACGTCTTGAAGGACGCCGGGCGGGAGGAACTGCTGCATGCCATCCGGGCGGTCGGCGCCGGACGCAGCGCCCTGCCCGGCGACCTGCTGCGCAAGGCCATGGCCCCGACCGTCGGTCCCAGACCCGATGACCTCGACAGGCTGACACCGCGCGAGCGCGAGGTCCTCGAGTCCGTGGCCCGGGGGCTGACCAACAAGGAGATCGCGCGGGACCTCGGCATCGGGCCCGGCACGGTGAAGGCGCATGTCGAGAAGCTGATCGCCAAGCTCGGCGTCGCCGACCGGACCCAGGCGGCGGTCTTCGCCGCGCGGGCCCGCCCTTGA
- a CDS encoding sensor histidine kinase — protein sequence MPPDAAFTTDLRSLFRDSEARAARLKLLIGVSRDLAAADGREVEQAVDRATSRAALFAGYARGAVQRTAEANPEDAFVIPLEALAGQGRPGVRLVFTAPLNPGAISTQDDAETLRLLVEMIEARLTVDLQQRRETELRGRLERRERELEQVLSRVVTAQESERAAISADLHDGVAQQVAALHRRLELLRLDLEGQAPDGTTAEMDALIGVARQSVADLRGVISGLRPTSLDDLGVVAALKDEARRLEAAGHAVTVYARLPGRLPDWQETLLFRIGQEALNNVAKHAPGASVRLDIGTDTERGDVILSVEDRGGPVATGVTQAGTPRFGLEIMRERLAAVAGTLEAAATATGFRIRATVPSARR from the coding sequence GTGCCCCCCGACGCCGCCTTCACCACGGATCTGCGATCCCTGTTCCGAGATTCCGAGGCGCGCGCCGCGCGACTGAAGCTCCTCATCGGCGTGAGCCGTGACCTTGCGGCGGCGGACGGCAGGGAGGTGGAACAGGCGGTCGATCGCGCGACCAGCAGGGCCGCCCTGTTCGCCGGCTATGCTCGCGGTGCCGTCCAGCGGACGGCGGAGGCGAACCCGGAAGATGCGTTCGTGATCCCGCTGGAGGCCCTGGCCGGGCAAGGGCGTCCGGGGGTCCGCCTCGTCTTCACCGCGCCGCTGAACCCGGGCGCGATCTCCACCCAGGACGATGCGGAGACGCTGCGCCTGCTGGTCGAGATGATCGAAGCCCGGCTGACGGTCGATCTGCAGCAGCGCCGCGAGACGGAACTGCGCGGCCGGCTGGAGCGACGCGAACGCGAACTGGAGCAGGTCCTGTCCCGGGTCGTCACCGCCCAGGAGAGCGAGCGAGCCGCCATCTCCGCCGATCTGCACGATGGCGTGGCCCAGCAGGTCGCCGCCCTTCATCGTCGGCTCGAGCTGCTGCGCCTGGATCTGGAGGGTCAGGCGCCGGACGGGACGACAGCCGAGATGGACGCCCTGATCGGCGTGGCGCGCCAGTCGGTGGCGGACCTGCGCGGCGTGATCTCGGGGCTTCGTCCGACCAGTCTGGACGACCTCGGGGTGGTCGCCGCTTTGAAGGACGAGGCGCGCCGGCTTGAGGCGGCGGGCCATGCGGTCACCGTCTATGCCCGGTTGCCGGGCCGTCTCCCGGACTGGCAGGAAACCCTCCTGTTCCGCATCGGTCAGGAGGCGTTGAACAACGTCGCCAAACACGCCCCGGGCGCGAGCGTGCGCCTGGACATCGGGACCGATACCGAGCGGGGCGACGTGATCCTGAGCGTGGAGGATCGCGGCGGACCGGTCGCGACCGGCGTGACCCAGGCCGGCACGCCCCGCTTCGGCCTCGAGATCATGCGCGAGAGGCTCGCCGCCGTGGCGGGCACGCTGGAGGCCGCTGCGACCGCCACGGGTTTCCGCATTCGCGCCACCGTGCCCTCGGCCCGAAGATGA
- a CDS encoding DUF2490 domain-containing protein produces MKPFTTLAVAMVATVSAAPAAAQTDTQAWAAAFASGPVRDGGRVLVWWDAHARFREEGDRLDTTILRPGVGWRVSPRLDLWAGYAHVTLRRPGPDGEEHRAWQQATYPIAGIAGGRLTGRTRIEQRFREGGDDTGWRVRQFVRWSRPVAWPAVSVVLSNETFVGLNETDWGQGDGYDQNRAFAGVGWQVTPTFRLEGGYMHQRINGGSAPDRKNDNLVLSGFTTF; encoded by the coding sequence ATGAAGCCCTTCACGACCCTGGCCGTGGCGATGGTCGCCACGGTGTCGGCGGCCCCCGCCGCCGCGCAGACCGACACCCAGGCGTGGGCCGCCGCCTTCGCCAGCGGGCCGGTCCGCGACGGCGGGCGGGTCCTCGTCTGGTGGGATGCGCACGCGCGGTTCCGGGAGGAGGGCGATCGGCTCGACACCACCATCCTGCGCCCCGGCGTGGGCTGGAGGGTGTCGCCGCGCCTGGATCTGTGGGCGGGCTATGCCCACGTCACCCTGCGCCGCCCCGGACCGGACGGGGAGGAGCACCGCGCCTGGCAACAGGCGACCTATCCCATCGCCGGGATCGCCGGCGGCCGCCTGACCGGACGCACCCGGATCGAGCAACGCTTCCGCGAAGGGGGCGACGACACGGGCTGGCGGGTTCGTCAGTTCGTGCGCTGGAGCCGCCCCGTCGCGTGGCCGGCCGTGAGCGTGGTCCTGTCGAACGAGACCTTCGTCGGCCTGAATGAGACCGACTGGGGACAGGGCGACGGCTATGACCAGAACCGCGCGTTCGCGGGCGTGGGCTGGCAGGTGACCCCGACGTTCCGGCTGGAAGGCGGCTACATGCACCAGCGCATCAACGGCGGTTCGGCCCCGGACCGGAAGAACGACAACCTGGTCCTGTCGGGGTTCACCACCTTCTAG
- a CDS encoding sodium-dependent bicarbonate transport family permease gives MPDLAASLALLTTPAILFFFVGALAAFARSDLAIPEPVGKAVSLYLMLCIGFKGGVEARAAGLDGGFLTAAGLGIGLSALLPLLALAVLRRLPGLDRATACALAATYGSVSVVTFAAGQDHLASVGLAPGGYMAAVLALMETPAILTALLLLNGAGRTGPVQGRAVLREVFVGAATVMLLGSFGVGLISGTAGLARLDVFVGPLFQGALCFFLLDIGLIAARRLMDGGRKLSPGVVAFALGFPLLSAIIALGLSRLAGLGAGDAALLTILAGSASYIAVPAAMRLAAPQADAGVYVTASLAITFPFNLTAGIALYTAAVQWLW, from the coding sequence ATGCCCGATCTCGCCGCCAGTCTGGCGCTTCTGACCACGCCCGCGATCCTGTTCTTCTTCGTGGGGGCCCTGGCCGCTTTCGCGAGATCCGACCTCGCCATCCCGGAGCCGGTCGGCAAGGCGGTGTCGCTGTATCTGATGCTCTGCATCGGCTTCAAGGGCGGGGTCGAGGCTCGCGCGGCCGGGCTGGACGGGGGCTTTTTGACGGCGGCCGGGCTGGGAATCGGACTCAGCGCCCTGCTGCCGCTTCTGGCGCTGGCTGTCCTGCGCCGGCTGCCCGGGCTGGACCGGGCGACCGCCTGCGCCCTGGCCGCGACCTACGGCTCGGTCTCGGTCGTGACCTTCGCGGCGGGACAGGATCACCTGGCCTCGGTCGGGCTCGCGCCCGGGGGCTACATGGCTGCGGTCCTGGCCCTGATGGAGACCCCCGCCATCCTCACGGCCCTGCTGCTGCTGAACGGGGCGGGCCGGACCGGGCCGGTGCAGGGCCGCGCGGTCCTGAGAGAGGTCTTCGTCGGGGCGGCGACGGTGATGCTGCTGGGCAGTTTCGGCGTCGGCCTGATCTCCGGGACGGCGGGCCTGGCACGGCTGGACGTGTTCGTGGGTCCGCTTTTCCAGGGGGCGCTGTGCTTCTTCCTGCTGGATATCGGCCTGATCGCCGCCCGCAGGCTCATGGACGGCGGCCGCAAACTCAGCCCCGGCGTCGTCGCCTTCGCCCTGGGATTTCCGCTCCTTTCGGCAATCATCGCCCTGGGGCTGTCGCGCCTCGCGGGCCTTGGAGCGGGCGACGCCGCCCTGCTGACCATCCTGGCGGGATCGGCGTCCTACATCGCCGTGCCCGCTGCCATGCGGCTGGCCGCGCCACAGGCGGACGCGGGCGTCTACGTCACGGCCTCGCTCGCCATCACCTTCCCCTTCAACCTCACGGCGGGGATCGCGCTGTACACGGCGGCCGTGCAGTGGCTCTGGTGA
- a CDS encoding LysR substrate-binding domain-containing protein, with amino-acid sequence MNLDIDLLRTFVAVVETGSFTRSAALMGRTQPAISLQIRRLEEQMGAPLLDRSGRSVTLTTEGASLLPQARKLLRLNDEIVSTMGEGDLEGEVRFGAPEDIATMHLPGILGAFARAHPRIKLAVTCDYTSNLLDQMSRGMLDLALIKREPMGPDLGVRVWREPLVWVALDASILELSPLPLIVAPAPDIYRKRALGTLDAAGLSYRASFTSPSLSGQMAALRAGLGVGVLPAAMAPRDLSVLHAGLPPLSDSEIALVSSRSGGGPAELLAQEVLRALERGPTGG; translated from the coding sequence ATGAATCTGGATATCGACCTCCTGCGGACCTTCGTGGCCGTGGTCGAGACAGGAAGCTTCACGCGGTCCGCGGCCCTGATGGGACGCACGCAGCCCGCCATCAGCCTGCAGATCCGGCGGCTGGAGGAGCAGATGGGCGCGCCGCTTCTGGATCGCAGCGGCAGGAGCGTCACCCTGACCACGGAGGGGGCGTCGCTGCTGCCCCAGGCCCGCAAGCTGCTGCGGCTGAACGACGAGATCGTCTCGACGATGGGCGAAGGCGATCTGGAGGGCGAGGTCCGCTTCGGCGCGCCCGAGGATATCGCGACGATGCACCTTCCGGGCATCCTGGGAGCCTTCGCGCGCGCTCACCCGCGCATCAAACTGGCGGTGACGTGCGACTATACCAGCAACCTGCTCGACCAGATGTCGCGGGGCATGCTGGATCTGGCGCTCATCAAGCGCGAGCCGATGGGGCCCGACCTGGGTGTCCGCGTCTGGCGCGAGCCGCTGGTCTGGGTGGCGCTGGATGCGTCGATCCTGGAGCTCTCGCCGCTGCCCCTGATCGTCGCGCCCGCGCCGGACATCTATCGCAAGCGGGCGCTCGGGACGCTGGATGCGGCGGGTCTGTCGTACCGGGCGTCGTTCACCTCGCCCAGTCTGTCGGGCCAGATGGCGGCGCTGCGAGCCGGTCTCGGCGTCGGCGTCCTGCCCGCCGCCATGGCCCCCCGGGACCTGTCGGTGCTGCATGCGGGGCTGCCGCCCCTCAGCGACAGCGAGATCGCCCTTGTCTCCAGCCGGAGCGGTGGCGGGCCCGCCGAGCTTCTGGCCCAGGAAGTGTTGCGCGCGCTCGAACGCGGTCCGACCGGCGGCTGA
- a CDS encoding DUF465 domain-containing protein encodes MITRYLIHRLHGRHALLEDALGEEMRRPKPDYRRIADIKKRKLLVRDRLRALELKLATQGLAA; translated from the coding sequence ATGATCACACGGTATCTCATCCATCGCCTGCACGGCCGCCACGCGCTGCTCGAGGACGCGCTCGGCGAGGAGATGCGTCGGCCCAAACCCGACTATCGACGCATCGCCGACATCAAGAAGCGAAAGCTGCTGGTGCGCGACCGGCTGCGCGCCCTTGAGCTGAAGCTGGCGACCCAGGGCCTCGCGGCCTGA
- a CDS encoding TerC family protein, which produces MPLDWLTADFLTKPVWMWAMFLGIVAVLLALDLGVLHRKHREIGVRESLVLSAGYLTLGLGFGGWVWFSLGQQSGLEYLTGFVVEKSLAMDNVFVIAMIFAYFSIPAVYQHRVLFWGILGVIVLRAVMIAGGAALVSEFGWVLYVFAAFLILTGLKMLVMADKTHGLEDNALLKLLKTRLRVTDQLHGERFFVRAPDPGTGKPVAYATPLFLALVLIEVADVIFAVDSVPAIFAITTDPYLVYTSNIFAILGLRALYFALAAVLHRFAYLKQALAVLLVFIGSKIFLADLFGLEKFPPAVSLGVTFAILAAGIVWSLWRTRGRTDGTPA; this is translated from the coding sequence ATGCCGCTCGACTGGCTGACCGCCGACTTTCTGACCAAACCCGTGTGGATGTGGGCGATGTTCCTCGGCATCGTCGCCGTCCTCCTCGCGCTCGACCTGGGCGTTCTTCACCGCAAGCATCGCGAGATCGGGGTGCGCGAAAGCCTGGTCCTGTCGGCGGGCTATCTGACGCTGGGCCTGGGGTTCGGCGGCTGGGTCTGGTTCAGCCTCGGCCAGCAGTCGGGGCTGGAGTATCTGACCGGCTTCGTAGTCGAGAAGTCGCTGGCGATGGACAACGTCTTCGTCATCGCCATGATCTTCGCCTACTTCTCGATCCCGGCCGTCTATCAGCATCGGGTGCTGTTCTGGGGCATCCTGGGCGTCATCGTCCTGAGGGCCGTCATGATCGCCGGCGGGGCCGCCCTGGTCAGCGAGTTCGGCTGGGTCCTGTATGTCTTCGCGGCCTTTCTGATCCTGACCGGGCTCAAGATGCTGGTCATGGCCGACAAGACGCACGGCCTCGAAGACAACGCCCTGCTCAAACTGCTGAAGACGCGGCTGCGGGTCACCGACCAGCTCCACGGCGAGCGCTTCTTCGTCAGGGCCCCGGACCCCGGGACCGGCAAGCCGGTCGCCTACGCCACCCCGCTGTTCCTGGCGCTGGTGCTGATCGAGGTGGCCGACGTGATCTTCGCGGTGGATTCGGTGCCGGCGATCTTCGCCATCACCACCGACCCCTATCTGGTCTACACCTCCAACATCTTCGCCATCCTGGGTCTGCGCGCGCTGTATTTCGCCCTGGCGGCGGTGCTGCACCGCTTCGCCTATCTGAAACAGGCGCTGGCCGTCCTTCTGGTCTTCATCGGTTCCAAGATCTTCCTCGCCGACCTGTTCGGCCTCGAGAAGTTCCCGCCCGCCGTGTCGCTGGGCGTGACCTTCGCGATCCTCGCCGCGGGCATCGTCTGGTCGCTGTGGCGGACGCGCGGCCGAACGGACGGGACGCCGGCGTGA
- a CDS encoding DUF6880 family protein, which translates to MAPRSAASRKALNASNLAGLGADTLARLLVEASAGDGGLKRRLKLELAAEVGSADLAAEIDRRFAALANSRTRVSWRKRPELLRDLTVHRRMIVERLLPVEPVLALDRLMAWFDLYPGLAGRVKDPKGELALLYFEAAADLAEAANATGPAGVAPLVEALQTRQSEWSNWIGRAAPDFRTEIAQALLDSTREGRAAPTGRLALVVRKLADRCGDVMAWAAAIPKEDAVKPDIGAEIARRFAERGHAAEARAALEAARPRAPEPARWTRRNAPAPTPEPSPAWDSAEIAVLEAEGETARAQTARWAAFERTLSGAHLDAFVSRLADFDDVEALDRAHAIAALWPDPAAGLAFLMNRGALRDGAAMVLARSEALTLSEEDTALWAGRFEGRFPAAALALVRRRATGLARAGLGRSEVVRALSAEAARLAELPGAVATLESHAAFIDGLERLSPTASGRGWR; encoded by the coding sequence ATGGCCCCTCGATCCGCTGCTTCGCGCAAGGCGCTCAATGCGTCCAATCTCGCCGGACTGGGGGCCGACACGCTGGCCCGTCTGCTGGTCGAGGCGTCGGCGGGCGACGGGGGTCTGAAAAGACGGCTCAAGCTGGAGCTCGCGGCCGAGGTGGGGAGCGCGGACCTCGCGGCGGAGATCGATCGCCGCTTCGCCGCCCTGGCCAACAGCCGCACCCGGGTGTCCTGGCGAAAGCGCCCCGAGCTGCTGCGCGACCTCACCGTCCACCGCAGGATGATCGTCGAGCGCCTCCTGCCGGTCGAGCCCGTGCTGGCGCTGGACCGGCTGATGGCCTGGTTCGATCTCTATCCGGGCCTGGCCGGGCGGGTGAAGGACCCCAAGGGCGAGCTGGCGCTGCTCTATTTCGAGGCGGCCGCCGATCTCGCAGAAGCCGCCAACGCCACGGGGCCCGCCGGCGTCGCCCCACTGGTCGAGGCCCTGCAGACCCGTCAGTCCGAGTGGAGCAACTGGATCGGCCGTGCCGCGCCGGACTTCCGCACCGAGATCGCCCAGGCCCTGCTCGACAGCACCCGCGAGGGCCGGGCGGCGCCGACCGGGCGACTGGCCCTCGTCGTGCGCAAGCTGGCCGACCGCTGCGGCGACGTCATGGCCTGGGCCGCCGCCATCCCGAAGGAGGATGCGGTCAAGCCCGACATCGGCGCGGAGATCGCCCGGCGGTTCGCGGAACGCGGCCATGCCGCCGAGGCCCGGGCCGCGCTCGAGGCCGCCCGCCCGCGCGCCCCCGAGCCGGCGCGCTGGACGCGTCGCAACGCGCCTGCGCCCACGCCCGAACCGTCTCCCGCCTGGGACAGCGCCGAGATCGCCGTGCTCGAGGCCGAGGGCGAGACCGCCAGGGCGCAGACCGCGCGGTGGGCCGCGTTCGAACGCACCCTGTCGGGCGCGCACCTGGACGCCTTCGTGTCGCGCCTGGCCGATTTCGACGATGTGGAAGCCCTCGATCGGGCGCATGCGATCGCCGCCCTCTGGCCCGACCCGGCGGCCGGCCTGGCGTTCCTGATGAACCGGGGCGCTCTGAGGGACGGGGCCGCGATGGTCCTCGCCCGCAGCGAGGCGCTGACCCTTTCGGAAGAGGACACCGCCCTGTGGGCCGGCCGGTTCGAAGGCCGGTTCCCGGCCGCCGCCCTGGCGCTGGTGCGACGCCGGGCGACCGGGCTGGCGCGGGCGGGGCTGGGTCGATCCGAGGTCGTCCGCGCCCTGTCGGCCGAGGCCGCGCGGCTGGCCGAGCTGCCGGGAGCGGTCGCCACCCTGGAAAGCCACGCGGCCTTCATCGACGGTCTCGAACGCCTGTCGCCGACCGCATCCGGCCGCGGCTGGCGCTGA
- a CDS encoding general secretion pathway protein GspK: MARRPDREGMILLNVLLVVAMASVTVLIMVAGQDIEIQRSARLRDVAQAGAYARAGELSAVTSLRRDGIVAAGTDNLAEPWAALGQTPVAVPGGRFALTIEDEQARFNLNGMVNADPAAISLFQRIGEAAGVAPETLIRIATVVRVAGPLSDSRLLVAAGVTRDEIALLEPFTTLLPPAALLNVNTVDETLLALVLRDPAAARTLIRQRDRVGYLTPAELAGVGASSTGLGFTSDHFRTVTAVTVGDVDQVVTSRLSRTRGAGRVDVTVVGRRSGV, translated from the coding sequence ATGGCGCGCCGCCCCGACCGCGAAGGCATGATCCTGCTCAATGTGCTGCTGGTCGTCGCCATGGCCAGCGTCACCGTCCTCATCATGGTCGCCGGTCAGGACATCGAGATCCAGCGCAGCGCCCGGCTGCGCGACGTGGCCCAGGCCGGGGCCTATGCGCGGGCCGGCGAATTGTCCGCCGTCACCAGCCTGAGGCGCGACGGCATCGTCGCGGCGGGGACCGACAATCTCGCCGAGCCCTGGGCGGCCCTGGGCCAGACGCCGGTCGCGGTCCCCGGAGGCCGTTTCGCCCTGACCATCGAGGACGAACAGGCCCGGTTCAACCTGAACGGAATGGTCAATGCGGATCCGGCGGCCATCAGCCTGTTCCAGCGGATCGGCGAGGCCGCCGGCGTCGCGCCCGAGACCCTGATCCGGATCGCGACCGTGGTCCGCGTCGCCGGCCCCCTGTCGGACAGCCGCCTGCTGGTCGCGGCAGGGGTCACGCGGGACGAGATCGCCCTGCTGGAGCCCTTCACCACCCTCCTGCCGCCCGCGGCGCTGCTGAACGTCAACACCGTCGACGAAACCCTGCTGGCCCTGGTGCTGCGCGATCCTGCGGCGGCCCGCACCCTGATCCGGCAGCGTGACCGCGTCGGCTATCTGACGCCGGCCGAACTGGCGGGGGTCGGGGCCTCGTCGACGGGGCTCGGCTTCACCTCGGACCATTTCCGGACCGTCACGGCCGTCACCGTCGGCGACGTCGATCAGGTCGTGACCAGTCGCCTGTCGCGGACGCGCGGGGCAGGGCGGGTGGACGTCACCGTGGTGGGGCGACGGTCGGGCGTTTGA
- a CDS encoding TonB-dependent receptor domain-containing protein, translating into MKTLSMTLTGVLLATSAMIAPGLAYAQTAPVQQTPAELAAPEAEQPAADPESSLDEIVVLGRYIPEPNRASSEVAAFVTAEDLQRTGDSSAAAALTRVTGLSVVEGRFIYVRGLGERYSSALLNGSPLPSPEPLQRVVPLDLFPANVLDSVTVQKTYSANFPGEFGGGVIDLQTIDAPNEPFFSMQVGVGGNTETTGKKALTYYGSRTDFLGFDDGTRDLPGEIDLAFRSGNRIGSAAYTDRQLQQLGRSLINAPLRLLQREENPVDVGLEVSGGFSNETPLGTLGVIAVAGYDNSWQVREGFQENGGFDGGALVPLDSFTFASNQNDVQLNLLGGLSLSGMNHELKWTNFFVRNTTKEARSRIGSVFGAGGSIQRDDFTEWFVRQLYSTQLAGEHDFLDGALEFDWRAAYATTSRDAPYETQFGYAFNAAGNLSHRTGSGGNLIAFSELDDDVYSAGADVRYTLPLSDLREAVFSGGVAFLDNSRNSERRELQFTNGTALTQDQLESRVDYFTSDFNIGPNGLILTEITGQNGAAAYDGELQVNAAYVSVEAEILPLITTTVGVRYEQAEQSVSTRNLSGDLTPVLATRLEEEYFLPAFTATWNFAEDMQLRVGASQTIGRPQFRELAAQPYTDPESDRTFNGNPFLVDTEILNLDARYEWYFARQQFVTFGVFYKDLDKPVESTIVNTNDTTRQQSFINAPQAVIYGAEIEAKKYFEWPDSGSSFIANKRWLVQSNYTYSDSEVRVDAGDTVVSPGNTTAQPANFFIADGSRLQGQSKHVANLQLGWEDDTARSQATIIVNYVSERITARGAGAAGNREPDYLQDPGVFLDFVYRKDFTVADRDLGFALELRNLLGTEFDEYQELDGNKIRINTYDLGSSASVSLTARF; encoded by the coding sequence ATGAAGACGCTTTCCATGACCCTCACCGGGGTCCTGCTGGCCACCAGCGCGATGATCGCGCCGGGGCTGGCCTATGCTCAAACCGCTCCCGTCCAGCAGACCCCGGCCGAACTGGCCGCGCCGGAGGCCGAACAGCCTGCCGCCGATCCGGAGTCGTCGCTGGACGAGATCGTCGTCCTCGGCCGCTATATCCCCGAGCCGAACCGTGCGAGCTCCGAGGTTGCGGCCTTCGTCACCGCCGAGGACCTGCAGCGGACCGGAGACTCCAGCGCCGCCGCCGCCCTGACGCGCGTGACCGGCCTGTCGGTGGTCGAGGGTCGGTTCATCTATGTTCGCGGTCTGGGAGAGCGCTACTCCTCGGCCCTGCTGAACGGGTCGCCCCTGCCCAGCCCCGAGCCGCTGCAGCGCGTCGTGCCCCTGGACCTGTTCCCCGCCAATGTGCTGGACAGCGTCACTGTCCAGAAAACCTATTCGGCCAATTTCCCCGGCGAATTCGGCGGCGGCGTCATCGATCTCCAGACCATCGATGCGCCAAATGAGCCCTTCTTCTCGATGCAGGTCGGGGTGGGCGGAAACACGGAAACGACCGGTAAGAAGGCCCTGACCTACTACGGTTCGCGCACCGATTTCCTGGGCTTCGATGACGGGACGCGGGATCTCCCGGGCGAGATCGACCTGGCGTTCCGCTCGGGCAACCGGATCGGCAGCGCGGCCTATACGGATCGCCAGCTCCAGCAGCTCGGCCGGTCGCTGATCAATGCGCCCCTGCGGCTTCTGCAGCGGGAGGAAAACCCGGTCGACGTCGGCCTCGAGGTGTCCGGAGGTTTCTCCAACGAAACCCCCCTGGGGACCCTGGGTGTCATCGCCGTCGCCGGCTACGACAACAGCTGGCAGGTTCGCGAGGGGTTCCAGGAGAACGGCGGCTTCGACGGGGGCGCCCTGGTGCCGCTCGACAGCTTCACCTTCGCCTCCAACCAGAACGACGTTCAGCTGAATCTGCTGGGCGGCCTTTCGCTCTCGGGCATGAATCACGAACTCAAGTGGACGAACTTCTTCGTTCGCAACACCACCAAGGAGGCCCGCTCGCGCATCGGATCCGTGTTCGGTGCCGGCGGCTCCATCCAGCGTGACGACTTCACCGAGTGGTTCGTTCGCCAGCTGTATTCCACCCAGCTGGCCGGCGAGCATGACTTCCTGGACGGCGCCCTCGAATTCGACTGGCGCGCGGCCTATGCGACGACCTCGCGCGATGCGCCGTACGAGACCCAGTTCGGCTACGCCTTCAACGCGGCCGGCAACCTGTCGCATCGCACCGGCAGCGGCGGAAACCTGATCGCGTTCAGCGAGCTGGACGACGACGTCTATTCGGCCGGGGCCGATGTCCGCTACACGCTCCCCCTGTCCGATCTCCGCGAGGCGGTCTTCAGCGGCGGCGTGGCCTTCCTCGACAACAGCCGCAACTCCGAGCGCCGCGAACTGCAGTTCACGAACGGCACCGCCCTCACCCAGGACCAGCTGGAGTCGCGCGTCGACTATTTCACCTCCGACTTCAACATCGGCCCGAACGGGCTGATCCTGACGGAGATCACCGGCCAGAACGGCGCGGCCGCCTATGACGGCGAGTTGCAGGTCAACGCCGCCTACGTCTCGGTCGAGGCCGAGATCCTTCCGCTCATCACCACCACGGTCGGCGTCCGTTACGAGCAGGCCGAGCAATCGGTCTCGACGCGGAACCTGTCGGGCGACCTGACGCCCGTCCTCGCCACCCGTCTCGAGGAAGAGTATTTCCTGCCCGCCTTCACGGCGACCTGGAACTTCGCCGAGGACATGCAGCTGCGGGTCGGCGCGTCCCAGACCATCGGTCGCCCGCAGTTCCGCGAGCTCGCCGCCCAGCCCTATACGGATCCCGAGAGCGACCGGACCTTCAACGGCAACCCGTTCCTGGTGGATACGGAGATCCTGAACCTGGATGCGCGCTACGAGTGGTATTTCGCCCGCCAGCAGTTCGTGACCTTCGGCGTGTTCTACAAGGACCTCGACAAGCCGGTGGAGTCGACCATCGTCAACACCAACGACACGACCCGCCAGCAGTCCTTCATCAACGCGCCCCAGGCCGTGATCTACGGGGCCGAGATCGAGGCCAAGAAATACTTCGAATGGCCTGACAGCGGCTCATCGTTCATCGCCAACAAGCGCTGGCTGGTGCAGTCCAACTACACCTACTCCGACTCGGAAGTGCGTGTGGACGCCGGTGATACGGTCGTCAGCCCGGGCAATACGACGGCGCAGCCGGCCAATTTCTTCATCGCCGACGGCAGCCGCCTCCAGGGTCAGTCCAAGCACGTCGCCAACCTCCAGCTGGGTTGGGAAGACGACACGGCCCGGTCGCAGGCCACGATCATCGTCAACTATGTGTCCGAGCGGATCACGGCCCGTGGTGCCGGCGCCGCCGGCAATCGCGAGCCTGACTATCTCCAGGATCCCGGCGTGTTCCTCGACTTCGTCTACCGCAAGGACTTCACGGTGGCGGACCGCGATCTGGGCTTCGCCCTGGAGCTGCGCAACCTACTGGGGACCGAGTTCGACGAGTATCAGGAGCTCGACGGCAACAAGATCCGCATCAACACCTATGACCTGGGCTCCAGCGCCTCGGTCAGCCTGACGGCCCGCTTCTAG